A single genomic interval of Buteo buteo chromosome 20, bButBut1.hap1.1, whole genome shotgun sequence harbors:
- the SSR1 gene encoding translocon-associated protein subunit alpha isoform X2, which produces MRRLSQLLLLALLAFPAAMLLGGARGGPGSGLLVAAQDATEDEEAVEDTVVEDEDDEAEVEEDEPTDLTEEKEEEDLSGEPKASPSADTTILFVKGEDFPANNIVKFLVGFTNKGTEDFIVESLDASFRYPQDYQFYIQNFTALPLNTVVPPQRQATFEYSFIPAEPMGGRPFGLVINLNYRDVNGNVFQDAVFNQTVTIIEKEDGLDGETIFMYMFLAGLGLLVIVGLHQLLESRKRKRPVQKVEMGTSNQNDVDMSWIPQETLNQINKASPRRLPYKRAQKRSVGSDEKNHPTRT; this is translated from the exons ATGAGGCGCCTGTCGCAGCTGCTGTTGCTGGCTCTCCTCGCCTTCCCCGCCGCCATGCTGCTCGGGGGCGCCCGCGGCGGCCCAG GTTCAGGTTTATTAGTTGCAGCTCAAGATGCTACAGAAGATGAGGAAGCTGTGGAAGATACTGTAGttgaagatgaagatgatgaagctGAAGTTGAAGAAGATGAGCCAACAGACTTG acagaagaaaaagaggaagaagactTGTCAGGAGAACCTAAAGCCTCACCTAGTGCCGATACAACCATTTTATTTGTGAAAGGTGAAG aCTTCCCAGCAAACAACATCGTAAAATTCCTGGTGGGCTTCACCAATAAGGGTACAGAGGATTTCATTGTCGAGTCTCTCGATGCTTCTTTCCGGTATCCTCAAGACTACCAGTTTTATATCCAGAACTTCACAGCTCTTCCTCTGAATACAGTAGTTCCACCACAGAGACAAGCCACATTTGAGTACTCTTTCATCCCTGCTGAGCCTATGGGTGGTCGTCCTTTTGGACTAGTTATCAATCTCAACTACAGAGATGTAAAT GGCAATGTGTTTCAAGATGCTGTCTTCAATCAAACTGTTACAATTATTGAGAAAGAAGATGGGCTGGATGGAGAAAC gatctTCATGTACATGTTCCTCGCTGGACTTGGTCTACTCGTCATTGTTGGCCTACATCAGTTACTAGAATCTAGGAAG aggaaaagaccAGTACAGAAAGTAGAGATGGGAACATCAAATCAGAATGATGTTGATATGAGCTGGATTCCCCAAGAAACTTTAAATCAAATAA
- the SSR1 gene encoding translocon-associated protein subunit alpha isoform X3, which yields MRRLSQLLLLALLAFPAAMLLGGARGGPGSGLLVAAQDATEDEEAVEDTVVEDEDDEAEVEEDEPTDLTEEKEEEDLSGEPKASPSADTTILFVKGEDFPANNIVKFLVGFTNKGTEDFIVESLDASFRYPQDYQFYIQNFTALPLNTVVPPQRQATFEYSFIPAEPMGGRPFGLVINLNYRDVNGNVFQDAVFNQTVTIIEKEDGLDGETIFMYMFLAGLGLLVIVGLHQLLESRKRKRPVQKVEMGTSNQNDVDMSWIPQETLNQINKASPRRLPYKRAQKRSVGSDE from the exons ATGAGGCGCCTGTCGCAGCTGCTGTTGCTGGCTCTCCTCGCCTTCCCCGCCGCCATGCTGCTCGGGGGCGCCCGCGGCGGCCCAG GTTCAGGTTTATTAGTTGCAGCTCAAGATGCTACAGAAGATGAGGAAGCTGTGGAAGATACTGTAGttgaagatgaagatgatgaagctGAAGTTGAAGAAGATGAGCCAACAGACTTG acagaagaaaaagaggaagaagactTGTCAGGAGAACCTAAAGCCTCACCTAGTGCCGATACAACCATTTTATTTGTGAAAGGTGAAG aCTTCCCAGCAAACAACATCGTAAAATTCCTGGTGGGCTTCACCAATAAGGGTACAGAGGATTTCATTGTCGAGTCTCTCGATGCTTCTTTCCGGTATCCTCAAGACTACCAGTTTTATATCCAGAACTTCACAGCTCTTCCTCTGAATACAGTAGTTCCACCACAGAGACAAGCCACATTTGAGTACTCTTTCATCCCTGCTGAGCCTATGGGTGGTCGTCCTTTTGGACTAGTTATCAATCTCAACTACAGAGATGTAAAT GGCAATGTGTTTCAAGATGCTGTCTTCAATCAAACTGTTACAATTATTGAGAAAGAAGATGGGCTGGATGGAGAAAC gatctTCATGTACATGTTCCTCGCTGGACTTGGTCTACTCGTCATTGTTGGCCTACATCAGTTACTAGAATCTAGGAAG aggaaaagaccAGTACAGAAAGTAGAGATGGGAACATCAAATCAGAATGATGTTGATATGAGCTGGATTCCCCAAGAAACTTTAAATCAAATAA